From Burkholderia savannae, a single genomic window includes:
- a CDS encoding AraC family transcriptional regulator: protein MKHEEKKGTVSIALVESSLALSRRRGVDDAPLLAQAGIAAALLAQPNARVSARQYGALWNAIARALDDEFFGQDSHPMRCGSFIAMSQAALSAHNGLRALARAVNFMHCVLDDLHAEIDANAERVRLRFVHRNNANAPAMFAYATYFIIVYGLTCWLIGRRIPLLHASFRCGEPLAVHEYQLMFCDDMRFDQSDSYVDFDPAFAALPVVQTAKTLKPFLRDAPASFIVKYRNPHAFGERVRATLRGLPPAAWPTSHALAARLHVAEATLRRKLKQEGLSYQSIKDALRRDLACEALADPARTVADVAAAAGFAEPSAFYRAFRKWRGMSPADYRDAALAARAAASRFRRKPPTL, encoded by the coding sequence ATGAAGCACGAAGAGAAGAAAGGCACCGTTTCGATCGCGCTCGTCGAGTCGAGCCTCGCGCTGTCGCGCCGGCGCGGCGTCGACGACGCGCCGCTCCTCGCGCAGGCGGGCATTGCCGCCGCGCTGCTCGCGCAGCCGAACGCGCGCGTGTCCGCGCGGCAATACGGCGCGCTGTGGAACGCGATCGCGCGCGCGCTCGACGACGAGTTCTTCGGCCAGGATTCGCATCCGATGCGCTGCGGCAGCTTCATCGCGATGAGCCAGGCGGCGCTCTCCGCGCACAACGGGCTGCGCGCGCTCGCGCGCGCGGTCAACTTCATGCACTGCGTGCTCGACGATCTGCACGCCGAGATCGACGCGAACGCCGAGCGCGTGCGGCTGCGTTTCGTGCATCGCAACAACGCGAACGCGCCGGCGATGTTCGCGTACGCAACCTATTTCATCATCGTCTACGGGCTCACGTGCTGGCTGATCGGGCGGCGCATTCCGCTGCTGCACGCGAGCTTTCGGTGCGGCGAGCCGCTCGCCGTCCACGAATATCAGCTGATGTTCTGCGACGACATGCGCTTCGATCAGTCCGATTCGTACGTCGATTTCGATCCGGCGTTCGCCGCGCTGCCCGTCGTGCAGACGGCGAAGACGCTGAAGCCGTTCCTGCGCGACGCGCCCGCGAGCTTCATCGTGAAGTATCGCAATCCGCACGCGTTCGGCGAGCGCGTGCGCGCGACGCTGCGCGGGCTGCCGCCCGCCGCGTGGCCGACCTCGCACGCGCTCGCCGCGCGGCTGCACGTCGCCGAGGCGACGCTGCGGCGCAAGCTGAAGCAGGAGGGCCTTTCGTATCAGTCGATCAAGGACGCGCTGCGCCGCGATCTCGCGTGCGAGGCGCTCGCCGATCCGGCCCGCACCGTCGCCGACGTCGCGGCGGCGGCGGGCTTCGCCGAGCCGAGCGCGTTCTACCGCGCGTTCCGCAAGTGGCGCGGAATGAGCCCCGCCGACTACCGCGACGCCGCACTCGCCGCGCGCGCCGCCGCTTCGCGCTTTCGCCGGAAACCGCCTACTCTTTAA
- a CDS encoding metal-dependent hydrolase — MNAPENHYLIKARHVKFDFAKTPIQWIEGDPESTHIINTLNLLFPEGELWFCRVYNKALPLITDPALHADADGFLRQEAVHSRSHGSVLKHYYERHGIDTKPFTQRINWLFTKVLGERPLGLKIGHTRFWLRQQLAVIASLEHFFGYLGNWVLNARGLDDGRADPTVVDLLRWHGAEEVEHRAVAFDIYQHLGGHYVERAVHMTFVILVLLYFITSGAKYMYERDPSTGRYPGFVLSWWRGSRRGHLPSFWKTIGAALRYYRPSYTPHGEGSTEVALAYLARSPAAQAAAHGGNWGTGKAAP, encoded by the coding sequence ATGAATGCCCCTGAAAATCACTACCTGATCAAGGCGCGCCACGTCAAATTCGATTTCGCCAAGACACCGATCCAGTGGATCGAAGGCGATCCCGAAAGCACGCACATCATCAACACGCTGAACCTGCTGTTCCCGGAAGGCGAGCTGTGGTTCTGCCGCGTGTACAACAAGGCGCTGCCCCTCATCACCGATCCGGCGCTGCACGCGGACGCCGACGGCTTCCTGCGTCAGGAAGCCGTGCATTCGCGCTCGCACGGCAGCGTGCTCAAGCACTACTACGAGCGGCATGGGATCGACACCAAACCGTTCACGCAGCGGATCAACTGGCTCTTCACGAAGGTACTGGGCGAACGCCCGCTCGGCCTGAAGATCGGCCACACGCGCTTCTGGCTGCGCCAGCAGCTCGCGGTGATCGCATCGCTCGAGCACTTCTTCGGCTATCTCGGCAACTGGGTGCTGAACGCGCGTGGGCTCGACGACGGCCGCGCCGATCCGACGGTCGTCGATCTGCTGCGCTGGCACGGTGCGGAGGAAGTCGAGCACCGGGCCGTGGCGTTCGACATTTACCAGCATCTCGGCGGCCACTATGTCGAGCGCGCGGTCCACATGACGTTCGTGATCCTGGTGCTGCTCTACTTCATCACGTCGGGCGCGAAGTACATGTACGAGCGCGATCCGAGCACCGGCCGCTATCCGGGCTTCGTGCTGTCGTGGTGGCGCGGGTCGCGCCGCGGCCATCTGCCGTCGTTCTGGAAGACGATCGGCGCGGCGCTGCGCTATTACCGGCCGAGCTACACGCCGCACGGCGAAGGCTCCACCGAGGTCGCGCTCGCATATCTCGCGCGCTCGCCAGCGGCGCAGGCCGCCGCGCACGGCGGCAACTGGGGAACGGGGAAGGCAGCGCCCTGA
- a CDS encoding M24 family metallopeptidase: MAEHPLPEIHIEELDQFRSVQQLAYRCVETVGDMLYPGITEKQAAKLMIEWAQDHGVHDWLHKPFAWFGDRTAFEGFSGLKHLGGFNLAFFPSNRTLEPDMPVILDVAPVVDGIVADVGYATCLGHNPVLEQLQDDLIAHREMIVKLVKERRTLAEVAQEVDALCRRQGVEPRHKAYPFKVLAHRVAKLHKLSKPRFVARFGLNSTRNLLLEQTRAGKEQGWSPLWSIDARSDHAPTPGLWAVEPHLGFAGVGAKFEELLVITDDDAYWLDDDLPHVRRWHAREASKQLAQEQAA, translated from the coding sequence ATGGCCGAGCATCCGCTGCCGGAAATCCATATCGAAGAGCTGGACCAGTTCCGCTCCGTCCAGCAGCTCGCGTACCGCTGCGTCGAGACGGTCGGCGACATGCTGTACCCCGGCATCACCGAGAAGCAGGCTGCGAAGCTGATGATCGAATGGGCGCAGGACCACGGCGTGCACGACTGGCTGCACAAGCCGTTCGCGTGGTTCGGCGATCGCACCGCGTTCGAGGGCTTCTCGGGACTGAAGCACCTGGGCGGCTTCAACCTCGCATTCTTCCCGAGCAACCGCACGCTCGAGCCCGACATGCCGGTGATCCTCGACGTCGCGCCCGTCGTCGACGGAATCGTCGCCGACGTCGGCTACGCAACCTGTCTCGGCCACAACCCGGTCCTCGAGCAACTGCAGGACGACCTGATCGCGCACCGCGAGATGATCGTGAAGCTCGTCAAGGAGCGCCGCACGCTCGCCGAAGTCGCGCAGGAAGTCGACGCGCTGTGCCGCCGCCAGGGCGTCGAGCCGCGCCACAAGGCGTATCCGTTCAAGGTGCTCGCGCATCGCGTCGCGAAGCTGCACAAGCTGTCGAAGCCGCGTTTCGTCGCGCGCTTCGGCCTCAACTCGACGCGCAACCTGCTGCTCGAGCAAACGCGCGCGGGCAAGGAACAGGGCTGGTCGCCGCTGTGGTCGATCGACGCGCGCTCCGATCACGCGCCGACGCCCGGCCTCTGGGCGGTCGAGCCGCATCTCGGCTTCGCCGGCGTCGGCGCGAAATTCGAGGAGTTGCTCGTCATCACCGACGACGACGCGTACTGGCTCGATGACGACCTGCCGCACGTGCGCCGCTGGCACGCGCGCGAGGCGAGCAAGCAGCTTGCGCAAGAACAGGCCGCGTGA
- a CDS encoding slipin family protein: MMGFTFGFSSLLFVFALFVIASAIRIFREYERGVVFLLGRFWKVKGPGLVLIIPVVQQVVRIDLRTVVFDVPAQDVITRDNVSVKVSAVVYFRVVDPEKAVIQVQRYFDATSQLAQTTLRSVLGKHELDALLAEREQLNADIQKTLDAQTDAWGIKVSVVEIKHVDLNETMIRAIARQAEAERERRAKVIHAEGELQASEQLLKAAQRLALQPQAMQLRYLQTLTTIAADKNSTIVFPLPIDLLSSVLERFGGAPR; the protein is encoded by the coding sequence ATGATGGGCTTCACGTTCGGCTTCAGCAGCCTGCTGTTCGTATTCGCGCTGTTCGTGATCGCGTCGGCGATCCGCATCTTCCGGGAATACGAGCGCGGCGTCGTGTTCCTGCTCGGGCGCTTCTGGAAGGTCAAGGGGCCGGGCCTCGTGCTGATCATCCCGGTCGTCCAGCAAGTGGTGCGGATCGACCTGCGCACCGTCGTGTTCGACGTGCCCGCGCAAGACGTGATCACGCGCGACAACGTGTCGGTGAAGGTGAGCGCTGTCGTGTATTTCCGCGTCGTCGATCCGGAAAAGGCGGTGATCCAGGTTCAGCGCTACTTCGACGCGACGAGCCAGCTCGCGCAGACGACGCTGCGCTCCGTGCTCGGCAAGCACGAGCTCGACGCGCTCCTCGCCGAGCGCGAGCAATTGAACGCCGACATCCAGAAGACGCTCGACGCGCAGACGGACGCGTGGGGGATCAAGGTATCGGTGGTGGAGATCAAGCACGTCGACCTGAACGAGACGATGATCCGCGCGATCGCGCGGCAGGCCGAGGCCGAGCGCGAGCGGCGCGCGAAGGTGATCCACGCGGAAGGCGAGCTGCAGGCGTCCGAGCAGTTGCTGAAGGCCGCGCAGCGGCTCGCGCTGCAGCCGCAGGCGATGCAGCTGCGTTATCTGCAGACGCTCACGACGATCGCCGCCGACAAGAACTCGACGATCGTCTTTCCGTTGCCGATCGACCTGCTCAGTTCGGTGCTTGAACGCTTCGGCGGCGCACCGCGGTAA
- a CDS encoding NfeD family protein, with protein sequence MQTPHPSPRPPPRHGRLPARLARAAVLVGLLLACAAAAATREPVVVIPVTGAIGPASADFIVRGLERAAREHAQLAILQLDTPGGLDTSMRQIIKAIVGSGVPVAAFVAPGGARAASAGTYIVYASHIAAMAPGTNLGAASPVQFGVGGPAPPAARREPGAASGAAATDAESTESRKALHDAAAYIRSLAQLRGRNVEWAERAVREAVSLPANDALAQHVVDLIANDPADLAAKLDGRKIVTATGTHRLDTAQAPIETIEPDWRSRLLATIADPSVALVLVTLGMYGIFFEFANPGFVLPGVAGAISLLVGLFALQLLPINYAGLALVMLGIAFLIAEAFLPTFGALGVGGIVAFAIGALMLIDTDVPGYGVPWPVIVSLAASGAILVFGVSGFALRARRRPVVTGAEAIVGSVGEVLDDGLVPDQPPEIGPSADPAAPLAPSAAGWARVHGERWRVASATPIAAGRRVRVTGRNGLTLTVAPLYDNTAPPQGEQS encoded by the coding sequence ATGCAAACGCCCCACCCTTCGCCGCGCCCGCCGCCCAGGCACGGCAGGCTTCCCGCGCGGCTCGCGCGCGCGGCCGTGCTGGTCGGCCTGCTGCTCGCCTGCGCGGCCGCCGCCGCGACGCGCGAGCCCGTCGTCGTGATTCCGGTCACGGGCGCGATCGGGCCCGCGAGCGCCGACTTCATCGTCCGCGGCCTCGAGCGAGCCGCGCGCGAACACGCGCAGCTCGCGATCCTCCAGCTCGACACGCCGGGCGGCCTCGACACGTCGATGCGGCAGATCATCAAGGCGATCGTCGGCTCGGGCGTGCCCGTCGCCGCGTTCGTCGCGCCGGGCGGCGCGCGCGCGGCGAGCGCCGGCACCTACATCGTCTATGCGAGCCACATCGCGGCGATGGCGCCCGGCACGAATCTCGGCGCGGCGTCGCCCGTGCAGTTCGGCGTCGGCGGCCCGGCGCCGCCCGCCGCGCGGCGCGAGCCCGGCGCCGCATCCGGCGCGGCCGCGACCGACGCCGAGTCGACCGAATCCCGCAAGGCGCTGCACGACGCGGCCGCATACATCCGCAGCCTCGCGCAACTGCGAGGCCGCAACGTCGAATGGGCGGAGCGCGCGGTGCGCGAAGCGGTGAGCCTGCCCGCGAACGACGCGCTCGCGCAGCACGTCGTCGACCTGATCGCGAACGATCCGGCCGATCTCGCCGCGAAGCTCGACGGCCGCAAGATCGTCACCGCGACGGGCACGCACCGGCTCGACACCGCGCAGGCGCCGATCGAGACGATCGAACCCGACTGGCGCAGCCGCCTGCTCGCGACGATCGCCGATCCGAGCGTCGCGCTCGTGCTCGTCACGCTGGGGATGTACGGAATCTTCTTCGAATTCGCGAATCCGGGCTTCGTGCTGCCGGGCGTCGCGGGCGCGATCAGCCTGCTGGTCGGCCTGTTCGCGCTGCAATTGCTGCCGATCAACTACGCGGGCCTCGCGCTCGTGATGCTCGGCATCGCGTTCCTGATCGCCGAGGCATTCCTGCCGACTTTCGGCGCGCTCGGCGTCGGCGGCATCGTCGCGTTCGCGATCGGCGCGCTGATGCTGATCGACACCGACGTGCCCGGCTACGGCGTGCCGTGGCCCGTGATCGTCTCGCTGGCGGCCTCGGGCGCGATCCTCGTGTTCGGCGTGTCGGGCTTCGCGCTGCGCGCGCGGCGGCGGCCCGTCGTCACGGGCGCGGAGGCGATCGTCGGCAGCGTCGGCGAAGTGCTCGACGACGGGCTCGTCCCCGATCAGCCGCCCGAAATCGGCCCGAGCGCCGATCCGGCCGCACCGCTCGCGCCGTCCGCGGCCGGCTGGGCGCGCGTGCACGGCGAGCGCTGGCGCGTCGCGAGCGCGACGCCGATCGCGGCCGGCCGCCGCGTGCGCGTGACGGGCCGCAACGGCCTCACGCTGACCGTCGCCCCGCTGTACGACAACACCGCCCCACCACAAGGAGAACAATCATGA
- a CDS encoding acyl-CoA dehydrogenase family protein — protein sequence MDDLYTEDQRMILDAARAFSAEALAPNAAQWDRESHLPDEVVAQMGELGFLGMIVPADWGGSYTDYVAYALALEEIAAGCASCATLVSVHNSVGCGPVLNYGTQEQKERWLRDLATGKTIGAFSLTEPHAGSEAHNLRTRAELRDGKWILNGSKQFVTNGARAGLTIVFAMTDPGEGKRGLSAFVVPADTPGFIVGKPEKKMGIRASDTCAITLENCAIPQENLLGKRGEGLKIALSNLEGGRIGIAAQAIGIARAAFDRARRYARERVQFGKPIAEHQAIAEKLANMATQINAARLLTHHAARLRTAGLPCLSEASQAKLFASEMAEAVCSDAIQIHGGYGFLVDYEVERHYRDARITQIYEGTSEVQRMVIARQL from the coding sequence ATGGACGATCTCTACACCGAAGATCAACGGATGATCCTCGACGCCGCGCGCGCCTTCTCCGCCGAGGCGCTCGCGCCGAACGCCGCGCAGTGGGACCGCGAATCGCATTTGCCCGACGAGGTCGTCGCGCAGATGGGCGAGCTCGGCTTTCTCGGCATGATCGTGCCCGCCGACTGGGGCGGATCGTACACCGACTACGTCGCCTATGCGCTCGCGCTCGAAGAGATCGCGGCCGGCTGCGCGTCGTGTGCGACGCTCGTGAGCGTGCACAACTCGGTCGGCTGCGGGCCGGTGCTGAATTACGGCACGCAGGAGCAGAAAGAGCGCTGGCTGCGCGATCTCGCGACCGGCAAGACGATCGGCGCGTTCAGCCTCACCGAGCCGCACGCGGGTTCCGAGGCGCACAACCTGCGCACGCGCGCGGAGCTGCGCGACGGCAAGTGGATACTGAACGGCAGCAAGCAGTTCGTCACGAACGGCGCGCGCGCGGGCCTCACGATCGTTTTTGCCATGACCGATCCGGGCGAAGGCAAGCGCGGGCTGTCCGCATTCGTCGTGCCGGCCGACACGCCGGGCTTCATCGTCGGCAAGCCCGAGAAGAAGATGGGCATCCGCGCGTCGGACACCTGCGCGATCACGCTCGAGAACTGCGCAATTCCGCAGGAGAATCTGCTCGGCAAGCGCGGCGAGGGGCTGAAGATCGCGCTGTCGAATCTCGAGGGCGGGCGCATCGGCATCGCCGCGCAGGCGATCGGCATCGCGCGCGCCGCGTTCGATCGCGCGCGCCGCTATGCGCGCGAGCGGGTCCAGTTCGGCAAGCCGATCGCCGAGCATCAGGCGATCGCCGAGAAGCTCGCGAACATGGCGACGCAGATCAACGCCGCGCGCCTTCTCACGCATCACGCGGCGCGGCTGCGCACGGCGGGCCTGCCGTGCCTGTCCGAAGCGTCGCAGGCGAAGCTCTTCGCGTCCGAGATGGCCGAGGCGGTGTGCTCGGACGCGATCCAGATCCACGGCGGCTACGGTTTCCTCGTCGACTACGAGGTCGAGCGCCATTACCGCGATGCGCGGATCACGCAGATCTACGAGGGGACCAGCGAAGTGCAAAGAATGGTGATCGCGCGGCAGCTCTGA
- a CDS encoding SDR family oxidoreductase — protein MQPLSDEAPLALFESVHAETAVPAGDVTLAAKTWGDASRPAVVLVHGYPDSSSVWHRVAPLLAKSYYVIAYDVRGAGLSTKPARTADYRLERLVDDFVAVIDALAPKRAVHVIGHDWGSIQGWEFVTEPRLAGRILSYTSCSGPNLDHVGYWLRQQLARPSPASIKRLGGQLVRSWYVYLFHLPFIPELNWRLWLGRAWPSLMRRLERTDVGPRPTQTEDGVNGVRLYRANFIRRVFAPRERYAHAPVQVVVPLRDKFVSPALSADIARWVPAYYRREVAERHWLPMSEPERFAALAQELIEAVETGAEPPALALARRASGTGPFVGKRVVITGAGSGIGRCAAVEFAKQGASIVAVDIDEQAAERTALLVRLLGVEAHVRRVDVGSADDMEALANWVGDELGGADIVVNNAGIGMAGGILDTSAAHWERILRVNLWGVIHGSRLFAKQMAARGAGGHILNTASAAAFGPSRDLPAYATTKAAVLMLSECMRAELADHGIGVTAVCPGFAETGIMASTQYAGAKSAQDEARLRKRATKLYQMRGLKPETVAKAMVDGVLQNKAVVAIGAEAHAMRFVGRFTPWLGRMIARISMASH, from the coding sequence ATGCAGCCTCTTTCCGACGAAGCGCCGCTCGCGCTGTTCGAATCGGTTCACGCCGAAACCGCCGTTCCGGCCGGCGACGTCACGCTCGCCGCGAAGACCTGGGGCGACGCGTCGCGTCCCGCCGTCGTGCTCGTGCACGGCTACCCCGACAGCAGCAGCGTCTGGCACCGCGTCGCGCCGCTGCTTGCGAAGTCTTACTACGTGATCGCGTACGACGTGCGCGGCGCGGGCCTGTCGACGAAACCCGCGCGCACGGCCGACTACCGGCTCGAGCGGCTCGTCGACGATTTCGTCGCGGTGATCGACGCGCTCGCGCCGAAGCGCGCGGTCCACGTGATCGGCCACGACTGGGGCTCGATTCAGGGCTGGGAGTTCGTCACCGAGCCGCGGCTCGCGGGGCGCATCCTGTCGTACACGTCGTGCTCCGGGCCGAATCTCGACCACGTCGGCTACTGGCTGCGCCAGCAGCTCGCGCGTCCGTCGCCCGCGTCGATCAAGCGTCTCGGCGGCCAGCTCGTGCGCTCGTGGTACGTGTATCTGTTCCATCTGCCGTTCATCCCCGAGCTCAATTGGCGTCTGTGGCTCGGCCGCGCGTGGCCTTCGCTGATGCGCCGGCTCGAGCGCACCGACGTCGGCCCGCGCCCGACGCAGACCGAGGACGGCGTGAACGGCGTGCGCCTCTATCGCGCGAACTTCATCCGCCGCGTGTTCGCGCCGCGCGAGCGCTACGCGCACGCGCCCGTGCAGGTCGTCGTGCCGCTGCGCGACAAGTTCGTGAGCCCCGCGCTGTCGGCCGACATCGCGCGCTGGGTGCCGGCCTATTACCGCCGCGAAGTGGCCGAGCGGCACTGGCTGCCGATGTCCGAACCCGAACGCTTCGCCGCGCTCGCGCAGGAGCTGATCGAAGCGGTCGAGACGGGCGCGGAGCCGCCCGCGCTCGCGCTTGCGCGCCGCGCGAGCGGCACCGGGCCGTTCGTCGGCAAACGCGTCGTGATCACGGGCGCGGGCAGCGGCATCGGCCGCTGCGCGGCCGTCGAATTCGCGAAGCAAGGCGCGTCGATCGTCGCCGTCGACATCGACGAGCAGGCGGCCGAGCGCACCGCGCTCCTCGTGCGCCTGCTCGGCGTCGAGGCGCACGTGCGGCGCGTCGATGTCGGCTCGGCCGACGACATGGAAGCGCTCGCGAATTGGGTCGGCGACGAGCTGGGCGGCGCGGACATCGTCGTCAACAACGCGGGCATCGGCATGGCGGGCGGCATTCTCGACACGTCGGCCGCGCACTGGGAGCGCATCCTGCGCGTGAACCTGTGGGGCGTGATCCACGGCTCGCGCCTGTTCGCGAAGCAGATGGCCGCGCGCGGCGCGGGCGGCCACATCCTCAACACGGCGTCGGCGGCCGCGTTCGGCCCGTCGCGCGACCTGCCCGCCTACGCAACGACGAAGGCCGCGGTGCTGATGCTCAGCGAATGCATGCGCGCCGAGCTCGCGGATCACGGCATCGGCGTGACGGCCGTGTGCCCCGGCTTCGCCGAGACCGGCATCATGGCGTCGACCCAGTACGCGGGCGCGAAGAGCGCGCAGGACGAAGCGCGGCTGCGCAAGCGCGCGACGAAGCTTTATCAGATGCGCGGCCTGAAGCCGGAGACGGTCGCGAAGGCGATGGTCGACGGCGTGCTGCAGAACAAGGCGGTCGTCGCGATCGGCGCGGAGGCGCACGCGATGCGTTTCGTCGGGCGCTTCACGCCGTGGCTCGGCCGGATGATCGCCCGCATCAGCATGGCGTCGCATTGA